The segment AGTGCAGATACATCCGTTCTCGAAATCCTCCATGCTGGACATACCGCTTCTTACAAGGTGTTTCTCAAGCTTTTCAAGCTCCCTATGCCCTTCGTCGGATACAGGAACCTTAAGACCTGACTCCGTACTTTCCAGGGAAAGGATCTCACCTAGGGATGCCTTTGCAGCTGCAACCGTTGATCCGAACAACAGGGCATTGCGATGGTCCTCAACGGATACCGGACAGTCTTTCGATACAAGACATATGTAAAACCCAAGGGAATGGATGTGCACCCTTTCAAGTTTAAGGTCTCTCAGGAGCTTCACCGCACCCTCGTAAAGGGAAATGATAGCATTCTCACCCTTATTGATGACAGAATAGGCCAGCTCCTCAAAACCGAGAACGTTAAGTGCATTGGCAACCTCAACGGTGTCAAGTCCAAGGGAATGCACATGCTTCCGGACGATATGGTTGAGTATTGCCGTCCTGATCACCTTGTTCTGTATCGAGGTGAATTCCACATGTATACGGATGTCAGGATTGCCCTCCTTGAGCTCTTCGATGACACTTACGGCCTTCTCAACATAGTCCATGTAGGTGGAACCGTCTTCGTATTCTTCCCTTATCATTTGGTAACCTGCAAGTATGGCACCGTTAATATCCGCCTGCAACTGGGGTATCCTCTCGTAAAGCTCAGGGTCCATCTCGATACGGATCCACTTTGGCCGGGAAGAGATGATCAGACGATTATCCCTTGGAATGACGAAATGCTCTCCCGCGAACTTCACCTCCATTCCCTTTGAGAATTCCAGTATCCAGTTGACCTTTGGACTGTTATCGGGATCAAAGGCCTCTTTTGGATGCTTTAGAACAAGCTCCCCGTTTTCCACCACAGGAAACAGCAGGTTCTCAGAATCAACAAAGTACTCTGCCTGCTCCTCAGAAAGCCATGGTACATAGGTAATGACCTTTTCAACTCCCAGGGATGCAAGAAGATTGGAGATGATTCCTGCCTGCCCACCCATTCGTGCAGAATCAAATACCAGATGGTCAGTAAGCCAGTCATGGATGTCTGTTGTATTCGTCGGCACCTCTGCAGCCTTTCCGTCACGCATAGCGATTATAAGTCTTGCAACAAGATCAGAAGGAGAATCGATCTGGCGCGGATACTCGAAAACCTTCTCCCGGACCTCTGATATATCCACATTCATCAGCAGATGCTCAATATCCTCCGCACCGATGTGCTTGACGGCATCGATATTGCTGTTATATGCAACAAATATTCCCCTGACATTTCCAATAGACGAAAGAATGTCCTCATAGGACTTATGATAAACAGAATCCCACTCCCTTATTTCCATAAGATCACCTTCAAATTTAAAAAGCCGGAACGGCCATTTTACGTAGTATATTCGGCATTGATCTTCACATAATCGTATGTAAGATCACAGCCCCATGCTGTTGCACAGTAATCAGCCATATGGAGACCTACTTTAATAATTACCTCCGGGCTACCCATGATAGAACCAAGCTTTTCTAGCAGCTCATTGTCCTCTGATACGATTTTTCCGTTATCAACCAGAACTGCAGAGTCCGGACCATTAGAAAATGCAAGCGATATCTTACCCTGATCCATCTCTGCACCGGAATAACCTGCTGCTGCCACAACTCTTCCCCAGTTAGGGTCCTTACCGAAGATCGCGGATTTGACAAGTGGAGACCTGACAATAGCCTTTGCAACAAGCCTGGCATCTGCCTCAGAAACCGCGCCTTTTACCTGTGCCTCTATAAGTCTTGTAGCACCTTCCCCATCTTTTGCGATCTGTTTTGCAAGATCTGTCAGGACATGCTCAAGCCCATGCTGGAACTCGTCCATATCAGGCTTTATTCCGGAAGCACCTGTGGCTGTAAGCAACACCATGTCGTTGGTACTGGTATCCCCATCCACCACAACCATATTGAAGCTCTTGTCCACAGCTTTTTTCAGGCAACTATCAAGGACATCGGTAGCAACTTCAGCGTCCGTGTAGACAAAACCGAGCATAGTACCCATGTTCGGTTCGATCATTCCTGAACCTTTGCCAATACCACCAATACAAATGCCAGAATTAAGTTCAACAGCAGCCATCTTCGGAACGGTATCCGTCGTCATAATAGCACGTGCAGCCTGGCTGTTTCCCTGAGGAGATGATGTAAGCGAACCCACAACTTCATCGATGTTGTCCTTTATCCAGCCAACATCAAGTTTTCTTCCGATCACACCTGTGGATGCCACGCCAACAAGCTCACTGTCAACCCCAAGTTTCGTCGAAAGGACAGATGCCATCTCCCTGGCATCGGCCAGACCTTCCTCACCGGTAAAAGCATTTGCGTTGCCACTGTTAGCGATTATAGCAACCAGTTTTCCATTCTTCTGAAGTGCTTCGCGGGTCACGACCAGAGGAGCAGCTATCACTTTATTTCTGGTAAAAACACCTGCTGCATTCCCTTCACCTACGATCACCGCAAGCCCCATCTTTCCCGGCTTGATACCGTAAGAACGTACACCTTTTACTGAACATATCCCGCCATCTATAATTTTCATTTAAACCACATTAAATACCTGCAAGACCGCGAATTATATCCCCACGTGTGATTATACCCACAAGCTTATCGCCATCGAGAACCGGAAGCCTGTTGATTTTATGTTTTGTCATCAATTTGGAAGCATCTTCAACGGAACTTTCAAGGCTCACCGTGAAAATATCTTTCTCCATGATATCGCTGACCGGTTTTGAACCCACATCTGAAAGCATCTTCTTGGTATCCTCCCAGCTGATGAGTTCACGTATGGGTATCTCAATAACCTCAAATGGACTGGGAAGCCACAGACCGCCATGTTCAGGGATCTCCAGAAGTTTTAGAAGGTCGCCTTCTGAGACAATACCCATGACATTACTGCCAGAAACAACAGGAACGCCACTTATGTCCTCTTTCTTCAGCAACTGTGCGACACTACTGATGGAATCTTCAGGACTGCATACAATAACACTGCTGCTCATAATATCCTTTACTTTCATGATCATATCTCCTTTTCGTTATTTATGGTGAAGTTGCCGGAGTCCAGATACCTGTGGTCTCATCAAATCCACACATCACGTTCATATTCTGGATCGCCTGCCCTGAAGCACCTTTTACAAGATTGTCTATCGCTGAGATCACAACAATGCGACCATTATTAGCGTCCACTTCAAATCCGATGTCACAGAAATTAGAACCCCTTACAGCACCAAGGGATGGGATGTCATCCAGTACCCTGACAAAGGGTTTGTCCTTGTAGAAATCAGTATAAATATCTCTGACATCTTCCACTGACAAGCTGTCATTTACGAACAGGTGGGCTGTTGTCAGAATTCCACGAATGGATGGAATAACATGTGGAGTAAAACTAACGTCAGTAAGTTTACTGTCCAGACGATTCAGTTCCTGGAAGATCTCCGCCCTGTGTCTGTGTGTCGTCAACTTATATGCCTGCACATTCTCTGCCATGTTAGGATAATGGGATGCTGGTGTTGGATTGATACCCGCACCTGTAATTCCTGATTTGGAATCGAATATAGCCATTTTGAGAAGCCCGCCAGCAGCAAGTGGAGCTGCAGATAGAGTTGCCCCTGTGGGATAGCATCCCGGATTTGCAATGAATGACTGTTCCTTTATCTCAGGATGAAGCTCGACAAGCCCAAACACCGCATCTCTGGGATCAGCATGTTCCATTCCATAGACCTCTTCGAAAATATCGGTCTTCAAACGATAATCTGCACTCAGGTCAATGACCTTCACATCGTTGTCGATAAGCTCAGGGACTATGTTCATTGCGGTTCCATGAGGAACGGCCACAAAAACAACATCACACCGCTCTTTGATCTCTTCCGGACCAAGATCTTCGAACTTAAGGTCAGAAAAACCACGCAGGTGTTTGTGAGTATCACTTACAGCATCCCCGGACAATCTGCGGGACGTTGCTGCTTCAATGTTAACTTTAGGATGGTTCAAAAGCAGGCGCATCAGTTCGCCACCTGTGTAACCGGAGGCACCGACTATTCCTGCATTGATCATATCGGTCATGCATTTATGTATAGTTCCAAGATTAATTAAGGTTGTTATTTTTACAGTACTTTTATCCAGTTGTGCTTAATCTCTAATCTGGAAATTTATGTCACACATACAACCATGAAAGCAACTGAAAACTTTTGTGACTTGCTTCTTTGAACCAGATAATCAAACCACTTTTCTTTACTTCAACCTACACACGAATATGTAATCTGCTTTTGACTTTATTTCAATTATACAATAATTATAGATAATGTAGTCAAAATGTTTATAATGTAGAGATTCAAATGTACTAGTACCTTTTTGCATTTGAACTGCAAACGCTAAATGCTGTCCAAAACTTTTCAACCATATTTATAAGGCATGACACATAAATTAGGTATGTAGCAAAATACAATCCATTGAGAAGTAACAATGAAATATCGAAATAATATACCCTCTGATATACAGGTTGTCATAGCACTTGTTCTACTTACCTGCATATTCATAATGGTCCCCACTTTGAGCAACACGCCCATACGAACTGCCCTTGGGCTTCCAATAGTGCTGTTCTTACCAGGTTATGCATTGATAGCAGCACTTTTCCCAGCCAAGGATGACCTGGATGGGATCGAGAGATTCGCACTTAGTTTTGGCCTGAGTATTGCAGTAGTTCCCCTTATTGGCCTTGCACTCAACTATACAACATGGGGAATCAGGCTTTACCCCATACTAATATCACTTTCTGCATTCACCATCATAATGTGTATAGTAGCAATGTTCAGGAGAAATTCCTTGCCTGAGGAAGATCAGTTCAATGTACCTTTTTCCTCAGCATATATTTCATTGAAAGATGAGATCTCAAAAAAGCCGGAGAACAAACTTGACCAGATACTGACAATCCTTCTGGTGTTATCAATAGTAGCCTCAATATTAACTCTTGCATACGTGGTTGTCACACCAAAGGAAGGAGAAAAATTTACTGAATTCTATATCCTTGGACCTGATGGAATGGCTGATGGATATCCCACAGACCTACAGCTTGGTCAAAATGGTACCGTAATCATTGGAATTGTAAACCACGAATATGCAGATACTGAATATTCCATAAAGCTAATGCTTGATAATAAGTCACAACAAATTGATCAGGAATTGTTTCACATAACCATTCCGCACAACGAAACGTGGGAGAAAGAAGTAACTTTTACACCACCATCTGTAGGTAAAGACATGAAACTGCAATTCCTGCTCTACAAAGATAAGAACATGGCAGAGTCATATAGAGACCTCCATTTATGGATCGATGTAAGCGAGGTTTGAAATGGAAATTGAAACTGAAGTTGAAGCTATTGTTGTAGAGAACAAACTCCTTAACAAAATAAGGAGAATGGACCAATTACAGATTGATCTTCTTGTTATAGCAATCCCTTCATTGATGATAATAATCGCGGAAATGTCATTGTTTTCTGGCATGACAAAAATCACGATATGGACACATTTGATCCTGCTGATAATGTTAACGTTGTCCACAATGATATTTAACGATAAGAACAGACAGCATATAGCATATGCATTTATTCTTCTGTCCTTACTGAGGATACTCAATCTATCAATGCCAGTGTTCTTTGAGATGACACTTCATTCCTATGCATTCATCTATGCAACTCTAGCAATACCGATATATATTCTTGTAAAGGATCAGGACATCTCACTTTCACAACTTGGCATTAACAAGAATATAAGGTACTATGACCTCCCTCTTGTCCTGATAGCAAGTATTGTGATTGCAGCAGGAGAATTCGTTATCATCAAACCCGGTTACCTCATACCGGATATATCATTATTGAACTTGCTTAAAATATCCATCATCATGATATTTTTTGTAGGTCTTATCGAAGAGCTTGTATTCAGATCAATACTGCAAACGAAGCTTGAAGAAATGATAGGCAAGTACCAGGGACTTATCCTTGCAACTATACTTTTCGCAGTTATGCATTCCGGATATGGTACGCCATATGAAATAGCATTTTCCGGGTTTGCAGGTTTTGTGCTTGGAACCATGTATTTAATAAGAAGAAATCTATTCCTTGTGACGATGACACAGGGATTTGTGAACATACTACTCTTTGGACTGCTCCCTCACATCGTAACTCCCTAATTGAATACTCCAGAGTTAGCTACAGAAAATACCAAGTTGATAGTTGAGCTAGTATTTTTGATCATATCAATTGCTTCAATCGGATTTATTGAATTAAGAAGAAATATATCAATCAAATAAGAACATTCTTTTGACATATCATAGATATATTTTAATTAATGATAAGACATATAATAACAAATATAATTTCATAAAATCCTTATAGTATACTACCAATGATTTAATTAGGAGATAATGTACCAAATGCTAACGAGCATAATTTCAACTACTAGTGTTGTATCATCTACTGTGGTATCAATGATAACAGATATAGGATTAACTGAATATGATATACCAACATTCATTGTTTTTATATTTCTAGTGTCCGCAAAAGAGATCTTATCTGCTTCAAAGTACTGGAAAAAAGCGTTAGCTACATCTCTTAATATGAGCATATTCACACTTCTCGTAGTCTTTACAAGCATTGTGATCTTCAAGATCACAG is part of the Methanococcoides orientis genome and harbors:
- a CDS encoding CBS domain-containing protein, coding for MKVKDIMSSSVIVCSPEDSISSVAQLLKKEDISGVPVVSGSNVMGIVSEGDLLKLLEIPEHGGLWLPSPFEVIEIPIRELISWEDTKKMLSDVGSKPVSDIMEKDIFTVSLESSVEDASKLMTKHKINRLPVLDGDKLVGIITRGDIIRGLAGI
- the argJ gene encoding bifunctional ornithine acetyltransferase/N-acetylglutamate synthase, whose amino-acid sequence is MKIIDGGICSVKGVRSYGIKPGKMGLAVIVGEGNAAGVFTRNKVIAAPLVVTREALQKNGKLVAIIANSGNANAFTGEEGLADAREMASVLSTKLGVDSELVGVASTGVIGRKLDVGWIKDNIDEVVGSLTSSPQGNSQAARAIMTTDTVPKMAAVELNSGICIGGIGKGSGMIEPNMGTMLGFVYTDAEVATDVLDSCLKKAVDKSFNMVVVDGDTSTNDMVLLTATGASGIKPDMDEFQHGLEHVLTDLAKQIAKDGEGATRLIEAQVKGAVSEADARLVAKAIVRSPLVKSAIFGKDPNWGRVVAAAGYSGAEMDQGKISLAFSNGPDSAVLVDNGKIVSEDNELLEKLGSIMGSPEVIIKVGLHMADYCATAWGCDLTYDYVKINAEYTT
- a CDS encoding CPBP family intramembrane glutamic endopeptidase; protein product: MEIETEVEAIVVENKLLNKIRRMDQLQIDLLVIAIPSLMIIIAEMSLFSGMTKITIWTHLILLIMLTLSTMIFNDKNRQHIAYAFILLSLLRILNLSMPVFFEMTLHSYAFIYATLAIPIYILVKDQDISLSQLGINKNIRYYDLPLVLIASIVIAAGEFVIIKPGYLIPDISLLNLLKISIIMIFFVGLIEELVFRSILQTKLEEMIGKYQGLILATILFAVMHSGYGTPYEIAFSGFAGFVLGTMYLIRRNLFLVTMTQGFVNILLFGLLPHIVTP
- the argC gene encoding N-acetyl-gamma-glutamyl-phosphate reductase; the protein is MINAGIVGASGYTGGELMRLLLNHPKVNIEAATSRRLSGDAVSDTHKHLRGFSDLKFEDLGPEEIKERCDVVFVAVPHGTAMNIVPELIDNDVKVIDLSADYRLKTDIFEEVYGMEHADPRDAVFGLVELHPEIKEQSFIANPGCYPTGATLSAAPLAAGGLLKMAIFDSKSGITGAGINPTPASHYPNMAENVQAYKLTTHRHRAEIFQELNRLDSKLTDVSFTPHVIPSIRGILTTAHLFVNDSLSVEDVRDIYTDFYKDKPFVRVLDDIPSLGAVRGSNFCDIGFEVDANNGRIVVISAIDNLVKGASGQAIQNMNVMCGFDETTGIWTPATSP
- a CDS encoding DUF1616 domain-containing protein, which produces MKYRNNIPSDIQVVIALVLLTCIFIMVPTLSNTPIRTALGLPIVLFLPGYALIAALFPAKDDLDGIERFALSFGLSIAVVPLIGLALNYTTWGIRLYPILISLSAFTIIMCIVAMFRRNSLPEEDQFNVPFSSAYISLKDEISKKPENKLDQILTILLVLSIVASILTLAYVVVTPKEGEKFTEFYILGPDGMADGYPTDLQLGQNGTVIIGIVNHEYADTEYSIKLMLDNKSQQIDQELFHITIPHNETWEKEVTFTPPSVGKDMKLQFLLYKDKNMAESYRDLHLWIDVSEV
- the pfkC gene encoding ADP-specific phosphofructokinase; the protein is MEIREWDSVYHKSYEDILSSIGNVRGIFVAYNSNIDAVKHIGAEDIEHLLMNVDISEVREKVFEYPRQIDSPSDLVARLIIAMRDGKAAEVPTNTTDIHDWLTDHLVFDSARMGGQAGIISNLLASLGVEKVITYVPWLSEEQAEYFVDSENLLFPVVENGELVLKHPKEAFDPDNSPKVNWILEFSKGMEVKFAGEHFVIPRDNRLIISSRPKWIRIEMDPELYERIPQLQADINGAILAGYQMIREEYEDGSTYMDYVEKAVSVIEELKEGNPDIRIHVEFTSIQNKVIRTAILNHIVRKHVHSLGLDTVEVANALNVLGFEELAYSVINKGENAIISLYEGAVKLLRDLKLERVHIHSLGFYICLVSKDCPVSVEDHRNALLFGSTVAAAKASLGEILSLESTESGLKVPVSDEGHRELEKLEKHLVRSGMSSMEDFENGCICTPWYDAIIVPTKVVSEPVATVGIGDAISAASFVGFLSKLK